Proteins encoded within one genomic window of Bacillus sp. F19:
- a CDS encoding IscS subfamily cysteine desulfurase — protein MIYLDYAATAPISDEALLVFAEASKKAFANSNSLHDEGDAARTILEACRRKIAMLIGGAASGICFTGGGSESNVLAIETLLKNAGKHKNHIIASALEHSSIYNYLKILEQTGFEVTFLLPDKHGKLHVEAIRDAVREKTALVSIQHANSEIGCIQNLEEIGHFLHDKPVYFHSDCVQSFGKIPIKADEWKADAISLSSHKVYGPKGVGCLYLNPREHFNPVIPGGTHENGFRAGTVNVPGIAAFTSAAATACSVMHTEFRRLESLKESFFAMLSHYSEHVHIINKDLDDQLPSIIGLIIRGIEGQYMLLESNRRGVAISTGTACQIGMQIPSKALTAVGLTNDEALQYIRISTGKHTKGEDLDKMAGIIGKAISEKYMDMTEGHYERR, from the coding sequence TTGATTTATCTAGATTATGCAGCTACAGCACCAATAAGCGATGAAGCACTTCTTGTATTTGCCGAGGCATCAAAAAAAGCGTTCGCAAACAGCAATAGCCTGCATGATGAAGGAGATGCCGCCAGAACGATCTTAGAAGCTTGCCGCAGGAAGATTGCAATGCTGATTGGCGGTGCTGCTTCCGGGATTTGCTTTACGGGTGGAGGCAGTGAATCCAATGTGCTTGCCATTGAAACACTCCTTAAAAATGCAGGAAAACATAAAAATCATATTATTGCCTCTGCCCTAGAGCATTCTTCTATCTATAATTATTTAAAAATCCTTGAGCAAACAGGATTTGAGGTAACATTTTTATTGCCGGACAAACATGGTAAACTACATGTAGAAGCAATAAGAGATGCCGTTAGAGAAAAAACCGCGCTTGTTTCAATTCAACACGCAAATTCTGAAATAGGCTGCATTCAAAATTTAGAAGAAATCGGTCATTTTTTACATGATAAGCCGGTTTATTTTCACAGTGACTGTGTTCAATCGTTTGGAAAGATCCCCATCAAAGCGGATGAATGGAAAGCGGATGCCATTTCACTTTCCAGCCATAAGGTGTATGGACCAAAAGGTGTCGGCTGTCTCTATTTAAATCCGCGCGAACATTTTAATCCTGTTATACCCGGAGGCACACATGAAAACGGCTTTAGAGCAGGCACAGTGAATGTGCCGGGAATTGCCGCATTTACATCTGCTGCCGCAACCGCTTGTTCTGTCATGCACACAGAATTCAGAAGACTGGAATCATTGAAGGAAAGTTTTTTTGCCATGCTCAGCCACTATAGTGAACACGTTCACATTATTAATAAAGATTTAGATGATCAGCTGCCGTCTATTATCGGCCTGATTATTCGGGGCATCGAGGGGCAATATATGCTGCTGGAGAGTAATCGCAGAGGTGTAGCCATTTCCACAGGTACAGCCTGTCAAATTGGCATGCAGATTCCTTCTAAGGCACTGACGGCTGTCGGGCTGACTAATGATGAAGCCCTGCAGTACATTCGCATTTCAACCGGAAAACATACAAAAGGCGAAGATCTTGATAAAATGGCTGGCATCATTGGAAAAGCAATCAGCGAGAAATATATGGACATGACGGAGGGTCATTATGAACGAAGGTAA
- a CDS encoding transcription repressor NadR — protein sequence MNEGKIPGMKRRELILNWLKETNVPMKGSEMAKKTNVSRQVIVQDISLLKAQNEPILATSQGYVYMRQENDDLPAFKRIIASSHKPEATAEELNIIVDYGVTVKDVIIEHPVYGELTASIMVSNRKEVRDFIEKIEDTKAAYLSQLTEGLHLHTLVADREEKLEEVCTALKAAGFLVSEED from the coding sequence ATGAACGAAGGTAAAATCCCTGGAATGAAAAGAAGAGAATTAATCCTGAATTGGCTGAAAGAAACGAACGTGCCTATGAAAGGGAGCGAAATGGCCAAAAAAACAAATGTCAGCAGGCAAGTTATTGTTCAGGATATTTCTTTGTTAAAAGCACAAAATGAACCGATTCTTGCAACAAGCCAGGGCTATGTGTATATGAGACAGGAAAATGATGACCTGCCTGCATTTAAGCGCATCATCGCCAGCAGCCATAAACCGGAAGCAACGGCTGAAGAACTGAATATCATTGTTGATTACGGTGTAACGGTCAAAGATGTCATTATTGAACATCCTGTCTACGGGGAATTGACAGCATCCATCATGGTGAGCAATCGCAAGGAAGTGCGGGACTTTATCGAAAAAATTGAGGATACAAAGGCAGCCTATTTATCACAGCTGACAGAAGGATTGCACTTGCATACATTAGTAGCGGACCGTGAGGAAAAATTAGAAGAAGTGTGTACTGCTTTGAAGGCAGCAGGATTTCTTGTTAGTGAAGAAGATTGA
- the pheA gene encoding prephenate dehydratase, with protein MTYKIGYLGPAATFTHLAVTKFFEDHAEHVPYLTIPQCMDAVAEGKIDAAVVPLENALEGSVNLTIDYLVHEQPLSIIGEIVAPIQQHLMVHPSREESWEDAERVYSHSHAIAQCHKFLHHQLPKAKYEYATSTGAAAKYIQEHPEENMAVVANELAAKEYNLKIVRKNIHDYTHNHTRFAVLHPNQHTYIKTKTNKITDRTTLMITLPSDQSGALHQVLSAFSWRKLNLSKIESRPMKTGLGNYFFIIDIDMKMDEVLIPGAMAELEALGCGVRTLGTYSAYII; from the coding sequence ATGACATATAAAATTGGTTATTTAGGTCCGGCGGCAACATTTACACATCTTGCTGTTACAAAATTTTTCGAAGATCATGCAGAGCATGTTCCATATCTGACCATTCCGCAGTGCATGGATGCAGTAGCTGAGGGGAAAATTGACGCAGCTGTTGTCCCGCTCGAAAATGCGTTAGAGGGTTCTGTTAATTTAACCATTGATTACCTCGTTCATGAACAGCCGCTTTCCATCATTGGGGAAATTGTGGCGCCTATTCAGCAGCACTTGATGGTCCACCCATCCAGGGAAGAATCGTGGGAAGATGCAGAGAGAGTCTATTCTCATTCCCATGCGATTGCACAATGTCATAAATTTCTTCATCATCAGCTGCCTAAAGCGAAGTATGAGTACGCGACATCTACAGGTGCAGCTGCAAAATACATTCAGGAGCATCCAGAGGAAAATATGGCGGTTGTCGCAAATGAATTAGCAGCAAAAGAATATAATCTCAAAATTGTCCGCAAAAATATCCATGATTATACCCATAATCATACTCGGTTTGCGGTGCTGCATCCGAACCAGCATACATATATCAAGACTAAAACAAATAAGATAACAGACCGGACAACTCTAATGATTACATTGCCTTCAGATCAGTCGGGGGCTCTTCACCAGGTTCTATCTGCTTTTTCGTGGAGAAAGCTGAATCTATCAAAAATTGAATCTAGACCAATGAAAACGGGTCTTGGAAACTACTTTTTTATCATTGACATTGATATGAAAATGGATGAAGTCCTTATTCCCGGGGCAATGGCAGAGCTTGAAGCCTTGGGCTGCGGTGTTCGGACTCTCGGAACTTACAGCGCTTATATAATATAA
- a CDS encoding ACT domain-containing protein, with the protein MKEETFFLVREDVLPEAMRKTLEVKKLIERKKADSVAEAVQRVDMSRSAYYKYRDAVFPFHTMVNERIITLFFHLEDRSGTLSQLLAVVATAGCNVLTIHQTIPLQGRANVTLSLNTNGMKEDINSVMAKLKRLEFVEKVEILGSGA; encoded by the coding sequence ATGAAGGAAGAAACCTTTTTTTTAGTGCGGGAAGACGTTCTGCCTGAGGCGATGAGAAAAACGCTTGAGGTTAAAAAACTGATTGAACGGAAAAAAGCGGATTCTGTTGCTGAAGCTGTTCAGCGTGTAGATATGAGCAGAAGCGCTTATTATAAATACCGTGATGCCGTTTTCCCGTTTCACACAATGGTAAACGAGCGCATTATCACGCTTTTTTTTCACCTTGAAGACAGATCAGGCACATTATCACAGCTGCTTGCTGTTGTTGCAACAGCTGGGTGCAATGTACTGACCATTCATCAAACGATTCCGCTGCAGGGGCGGGCAAATGTAACGCTGTCATTAAATACTAATGGAATGAAAGAAGATATTAACAGCGTCATGGCAAAGCTGAAACGGCTTGAATTTGTAGAGAAAGTAGAGATATTAGGATCTGGAGCATAG
- the obgE gene encoding GTPase ObgE: MFIDQVKIYVKGGDGGNGLVAFRREKYVPKGGPAGGDGGKGADVIFEVEEGLRTLMDFRYQRHFKADRGQHGMSKNQHGRNATPMIVKVPPGTVVMEEETRTVIADLTEHGQQAVIAKGGRGGRGNSRFATPSNPAPELSENGEPGQERNIIMELKLLADVGLVGFPSVGKSTLLSVVSSAKPKIAEYHFTTLVPNLGVVETGDGRSFVMADLPGLIEGAHEGVGLGHQFLRHIERTRVIVHVIDMSSGEGRDPYEDYLTINAELKEYNLRLTERPQIIVANKMDMPESEENLAAFKEKLEDDLPIFPVSAITREGVRELLFEIMNTIEKTPEFPLYEEEDLSDHRVLYKFDKEAAEFEITRDSDGTFVVSGEKVEYLFKMTNFLREESIRRFSRQLRGMGVDEALRQRGAKDGDIVRLLEFEFEFIE, from the coding sequence ATGTTTATAGATCAGGTGAAAATATATGTAAAAGGCGGCGACGGAGGAAACGGGCTTGTTGCGTTCCGCCGCGAGAAATATGTACCAAAGGGCGGTCCTGCAGGCGGCGATGGCGGTAAAGGCGCTGACGTTATTTTTGAAGTTGAAGAAGGCCTGCGCACATTGATGGATTTCCGCTATCAGCGTCATTTCAAAGCAGACCGAGGACAGCACGGCATGTCGAAAAATCAGCATGGCAGAAATGCAACGCCGATGATTGTTAAAGTTCCGCCGGGTACAGTGGTTATGGAAGAAGAAACAAGAACGGTTATTGCTGACCTGACTGAGCATGGACAGCAGGCTGTTATTGCAAAAGGCGGACGCGGAGGACGCGGGAACAGCCGTTTTGCCACACCTTCAAATCCTGCTCCTGAGCTTTCTGAGAATGGAGAACCAGGACAGGAACGAAACATTATCATGGAGCTTAAGCTTCTTGCAGATGTTGGCTTAGTCGGTTTCCCCAGTGTTGGAAAATCAACGCTGCTGTCTGTAGTAAGCTCGGCAAAACCGAAAATTGCCGAATACCATTTTACAACGCTTGTACCGAACCTTGGTGTTGTTGAAACCGGAGATGGCCGCAGCTTCGTTATGGCGGATCTGCCTGGGTTAATTGAAGGTGCACATGAAGGAGTGGGACTTGGTCATCAATTCCTGCGCCATATCGAAAGAACACGCGTCATCGTTCATGTGATTGATATGTCAAGCGGCGAGGGCCGTGATCCATATGAAGATTATCTGACTATCAATGCTGAGCTTAAAGAATACAATCTGCGTCTCACAGAAAGACCGCAAATCATTGTTGCAAATAAAATGGACATGCCGGAATCAGAAGAAAACCTTGCAGCTTTTAAAGAAAAGCTTGAGGATGATCTTCCAATCTTCCCTGTCTCTGCTATTACCCGTGAGGGCGTTCGCGAACTTTTATTTGAAATCATGAACACAATTGAAAAGACACCTGAATTCCCGCTTTATGAGGAAGAGGATCTTTCCGATCACCGTGTTCTTTATAAATTCGATAAAGAAGCAGCAGAATTTGAAATTACCCGTGACAGTGACGGAACATTTGTCGTATCAGGAGAGAAAGTGGAGTATCTCTTCAAGATGACAAACTTCCTGCGCGAAGAGTCAATCAGACGCTTCTCAAGACAGCTGCGCGGAATGGGTGTCGACGAAGCGCTTCGTCAAAGAGGGGCAAAAGACGGCGATATTGTACGATTGCTTGAGTTCGAATTTGAATTTATTGAATAG
- a CDS encoding sporulation initiation phosphotransferase B: protein MKKTNEEWNIVDVLSHSRHDWMNKLQLIKGNLSLNRHDRVQQIIEEIVIEAQSESKLCNLKMLSFASLLMTFNWKRHHYSLEYEVLGAIYDLSEYDLKVTEWCKQFFRILDDSVDRCTENHLSITIETEANQGQVRFFFDFNGIITEKALLLNWLKSNEKNQVSVMHYELSLDELTVAVGVA from the coding sequence ATGAAAAAAACAAATGAAGAGTGGAATATTGTCGATGTGTTAAGTCATTCACGTCACGATTGGATGAATAAACTGCAATTAATCAAAGGAAACTTATCATTAAATAGACACGATCGCGTACAGCAGATTATTGAAGAAATCGTCATTGAAGCACAAAGCGAATCAAAGCTTTGCAATTTAAAAATGCTGTCATTTGCAAGCCTCTTAATGACGTTCAACTGGAAAAGGCATCACTATTCTCTGGAGTATGAAGTCCTTGGGGCCATTTATGACTTGTCGGAATACGATCTGAAGGTTACCGAGTGGTGTAAGCAGTTCTTTCGGATACTTGACGATTCCGTTGACAGGTGTACAGAGAATCATTTGAGCATCACAATAGAAACAGAAGCCAATCAGGGACAAGTTCGATTCTTTTTTGATTTTAATGGCATAATAACAGAGAAAGCTTTGTTATTAAATTGGTTAAAATCAAATGAAAAAAATCAAGTGTCAGTAATGCATTATGAACTTTCCCTGGATGAACTGACCGTTGCGGTCGGTGTCGCATAA
- the rpmA gene encoding 50S ribosomal protein L27: MFLSLDLQFFASKKGVGSTKNGRDSISKRLGAKSADGEFVSGGSILFRQRGTKIYPGENVGRGGDDTLFAKVDGVVRFERFGRDRKKVSVYPVAQEA; the protein is encoded by the coding sequence ATGTTTTTAAGTTTAGATCTTCAGTTCTTCGCTTCTAAAAAAGGAGTAGGTTCTACTAAGAACGGTCGTGATTCAATCTCAAAGCGCCTTGGTGCTAAAAGTGCGGATGGCGAATTCGTAAGCGGTGGTTCTATCCTTTTCCGTCAACGCGGAACGAAAATTTACCCAGGTGAAAACGTTGGCCGCGGCGGTGACGACACTCTTTTCGCGAAAGTGGACGGAGTTGTACGTTTCGAGCGTTTCGGACGTGACCGTAAAAAAGTTAGCGTATATCCTGTAGCACAAGAAGCATAA
- a CDS encoding ribosomal-processing cysteine protease Prp gives MIKAVINRNSSGLIESFTLSGHADFDVHGKDIVCAGASAVTFGAVNAIHKLTGITPIVEQGGDGGFLSFQLPHELGQKAGEQAQLLLEGMLISLQSIELNYGHFIKITINNNQQEVD, from the coding sequence ATGATAAAAGCAGTCATTAACCGCAATAGCAGCGGTTTAATTGAATCCTTTACATTATCTGGACATGCCGATTTCGATGTACATGGAAAGGATATTGTCTGTGCCGGAGCATCTGCTGTCACATTTGGCGCTGTTAATGCGATACATAAGTTAACAGGAATAACGCCGATTGTCGAGCAGGGAGGAGACGGAGGATTTCTTTCGTTTCAGCTGCCCCATGAACTCGGGCAAAAAGCGGGCGAACAGGCTCAGCTGCTGCTTGAAGGGATGCTCATATCGCTGCAGTCAATAGAATTGAACTATGGACATTTCATAAAAATAACGATAAATAACAATCAGCAGGAGGTGGACTAG
- the rplU gene encoding 50S ribosomal protein L21 codes for MYAIIETGGKQIKVEAGQAIYVEKLAGEQGDTVTFDRVLFIGGDDVKVGSPIVDGATVTAKVEKQGRAKKITVFKYKAKKNYRKKQGHRQPYTKLVIDAINA; via the coding sequence ATGTACGCAATTATTGAAACTGGTGGAAAACAAATCAAAGTAGAAGCTGGTCAAGCGATCTACGTTGAAAAGCTTGCTGGTGAACAAGGCGACACTGTTACTTTTGACAGAGTTTTATTCATTGGCGGAGATGACGTGAAAGTTGGTAGCCCGATCGTTGATGGTGCGACTGTTACAGCGAAAGTTGAAAAACAAGGCCGCGCTAAAAAAATCACTGTATTCAAATACAAAGCTAAGAAAAACTACCGCAAAAAACAAGGTCATCGTCAACCATACACGAAACTTGTTATTGACGCAATCAACGCTTAA
- a CDS encoding Rne/Rng family ribonuclease, whose amino-acid sequence MRTLVLNAKGSQNRCVLLEGNLVQEIHIHHINETAGSIYAGRVLNVLQGMQAAFIDIGEEKNGYLSVNDLPPVLKSAKLREGQQLLVQVAKEATEHKGPKLTANLEFGGQYLVYMPTSGYTAVSKKIEDPSERERLQSIGSHFCEENEGLVFRTAASGQAEKTLHKEFCYLKKKYGALLHTNTKAPALLTEGTPFFDRIIREIDPDTLHQIVCDDSDLARDLKSRYESLEVMFHHSKQPVFDAYKIEQEIEKAMKRIVWLKNGAYLVIDQTEALTAIDVNTGKFSGKSSLQDTVMKTNLEAAREAARQIRLRNLSGMIIIDFIDMPRQEDRQAILREMLRESKSDRVQTRMLGFSQMNIFQMTRKRVRPDLASLITCPCPFCSGTGQVLSPETIAFKIERELWELQYMEQEAALIELPSHAAEAFRGKNDEHIKRLEKALHFEIFLTEKAEWSDQYKMVQLGDREMIQRLMKNKDKI is encoded by the coding sequence TTGCGTACGTTAGTTTTAAATGCAAAAGGCAGTCAAAATCGCTGCGTGCTGCTTGAAGGAAATCTTGTTCAAGAAATTCACATCCATCATATAAATGAAACGGCCGGCAGCATTTATGCGGGCCGTGTTTTGAATGTTCTTCAGGGAATGCAGGCTGCTTTCATCGATATCGGGGAGGAAAAGAACGGATATCTTTCAGTAAATGATCTCCCTCCTGTATTGAAGTCAGCCAAGCTTAGAGAAGGACAGCAGCTTTTGGTACAGGTTGCAAAAGAAGCAACTGAACATAAGGGGCCAAAACTGACAGCAAACCTCGAATTTGGCGGACAATATCTTGTATATATGCCGACTTCCGGCTATACCGCTGTTTCAAAAAAAATAGAGGATCCATCTGAAAGGGAGCGGCTTCAATCCATTGGATCTCATTTTTGCGAAGAAAATGAAGGACTTGTTTTCAGGACTGCTGCAAGCGGACAGGCAGAAAAAACCCTGCATAAAGAATTTTGTTATTTGAAGAAAAAATACGGAGCTTTGCTTCATACAAATACGAAGGCTCCTGCTCTTTTAACAGAAGGCACGCCATTCTTTGACCGGATAATCCGGGAAATAGATCCTGATACGCTTCATCAGATCGTTTGTGATGACAGCGATCTCGCGCGGGATTTGAAAAGCCGGTATGAGTCCCTGGAAGTGATGTTTCATCATTCAAAACAGCCTGTTTTTGATGCGTACAAAATTGAACAGGAAATAGAAAAAGCGATGAAACGCATTGTCTGGCTGAAAAATGGTGCCTACTTGGTTATTGATCAGACAGAAGCATTAACAGCTATTGATGTTAATACAGGAAAATTTTCAGGAAAGTCCTCCCTGCAGGATACGGTGATGAAGACGAATTTAGAAGCAGCAAGAGAAGCTGCAAGACAGATCAGACTGCGCAATTTGAGCGGAATGATTATCATTGATTTCATTGATATGCCCCGGCAGGAGGACAGGCAGGCCATTTTGCGTGAAATGCTCAGGGAATCGAAGAGTGACAGAGTTCAAACTAGAATGCTTGGTTTTTCCCAAATGAACATTTTTCAAATGACCCGAAAACGTGTGCGTCCCGATTTGGCATCGCTTATAACGTGTCCTTGCCCGTTCTGCAGCGGGACAGGCCAAGTGCTGTCGCCTGAAACAATTGCTTTTAAAATTGAACGAGAGTTATGGGAACTGCAGTACATGGAGCAAGAGGCTGCTTTAATAGAACTTCCTTCTCATGCTGCAGAAGCATTCAGAGGCAAAAATGATGAGCATATTAAACGGTTAGAAAAGGCCCTGCACTTTGAGATCTTTTTGACAGAGAAGGCAGAATGGAGCGATCAATATAAAATGGTGCAGCTTGGAGACCGTGAAATGATTCAACGGCTTATGAAAAATAAAGATAAAATATAA
- a CDS encoding M50 family metallopeptidase, translated as MTKYFSVLLHIHIHPILWLIMGISIMTAHFQSLLILLSIILIHELGHAMTARHFNWRLKSIVLLPFGGVAEVEEHGNRPLKEELLTIAAGPLQHIPLQGAAYLLQAAGLFSYETYQLFTFYNVMILLFNLLPIWPLDGGKLLFLLVSMKRSYQDAHQIMLLVSALCLGLYLLIFLVFNPQQLNVWVITGFLIYSIYMEYKHRSFVSMRFLLERYYGNQQDPRTLKPIIVDEGESIYQTLLKFRRGCKHPIIVERNGKKLFELDENELLHAFFADKRTQSTVGELNYDY; from the coding sequence TTGACTAAATATTTCTCTGTTTTACTGCACATTCATATTCACCCTATTCTATGGTTAATCATGGGGATTTCGATTATGACGGCTCATTTTCAGTCACTGCTGATCCTGCTGTCCATTATTCTCATTCATGAACTGGGCCATGCCATGACAGCCAGGCATTTCAACTGGCGCCTGAAATCCATTGTTCTCCTGCCTTTTGGAGGTGTGGCTGAAGTGGAGGAGCACGGCAATAGACCATTGAAGGAAGAGCTGCTGACGATTGCTGCCGGGCCCCTGCAGCATATTCCTCTTCAGGGAGCAGCTTATCTTTTACAGGCTGCAGGATTATTTAGTTATGAGACGTATCAGCTCTTCACCTTTTATAATGTTATGATTCTCCTGTTCAATCTGTTGCCTATCTGGCCGCTGGATGGAGGAAAATTGCTGTTTTTGCTTGTGTCCATGAAACGGTCTTATCAGGATGCACATCAGATTATGCTTTTGGTTTCTGCTTTGTGCTTAGGTCTGTATCTTCTCATTTTTCTTGTTTTTAACCCGCAGCAGCTTAACGTGTGGGTAATCACGGGTTTTCTTATTTATTCAATATATATGGAATATAAACACCGCAGTTTTGTGAGCATGAGGTTTTTGCTCGAGAGGTATTATGGAAACCAGCAGGATCCACGGACCTTAAAGCCGATTATTGTAGATGAAGGGGAGTCCATCTATCAAACGCTGCTGAAATTCAGAAGAGGGTGCAAGCACCCCATTATTGTTGAACGGAATGGAAAAAAGCTGTTTGAGCTGGATGAAAATGAGCTTCTTCATGCCTTTTTTGCTGATAAGCGTACACAATCGACTGTCGGCGAGCTGAATTATGATTATTGA
- a CDS encoding M23 family metallopeptidase, giving the protein MGNRADDLRRRMAKRKRDRSLGAERMKPKKQLPNLSFTDDEEKYGGSAYHTYDPGGDGGGSHPLFKPDVFMFKLLIGACLVLVAAIVFKNDSPPFEKVQSVVTRTFEEDFQFAMISKWYGEQFGDPLALLKTSDQAPKPEDTEFTAPASGKVLETFEDNGQGVMVETSSNLVEAMNEGIVVEIGKKEGSGLTVVVQHDDSTESWYGNLEEVKVSLYDFVESGKEIGKIKAAEDQKGTYYFAIKKGDQFIDPIQVISFD; this is encoded by the coding sequence ATGGGGAATCGAGCGGATGATTTGCGCAGGAGAATGGCAAAAAGAAAACGGGACCGCAGTTTAGGGGCTGAGAGGATGAAACCTAAAAAACAGCTGCCCAATCTGTCATTCACAGATGATGAAGAAAAATATGGAGGCTCCGCTTATCACACATATGATCCGGGAGGAGACGGAGGCGGCTCCCATCCATTATTTAAACCGGATGTGTTTATGTTTAAGCTGCTGATTGGGGCATGTTTAGTTCTCGTGGCTGCGATTGTTTTTAAGAATGATTCGCCGCCTTTTGAAAAGGTTCAAAGTGTGGTTACTAGGACATTTGAAGAGGATTTTCAGTTTGCGATGATTTCAAAGTGGTACGGAGAGCAGTTTGGCGACCCGCTGGCCCTGCTAAAAACTTCCGATCAGGCTCCTAAGCCTGAAGATACCGAATTTACGGCTCCGGCTTCAGGAAAAGTGCTTGAGACGTTTGAAGATAATGGCCAGGGTGTAATGGTTGAGACGAGCAGCAATCTTGTTGAAGCAATGAATGAAGGAATTGTAGTTGAGATTGGAAAGAAAGAGGGCTCAGGCTTGACGGTGGTTGTACAGCATGATGATTCAACTGAGAGCTGGTACGGCAACCTTGAAGAAGTGAAGGTGTCACTTTATGATTTTGTAGAAAGCGGAAAAGAAATCGGCAAAATCAAAGCGGCAGAAGATCAAAAAGGAACGTATTATTTCGCTATTAAAAAGGGTGATCAATTTATCGACCCAATTCAGGTGATATCCTTTGACTAA
- the minD gene encoding septum site-determining protein MinD: MGEAIVITSGKGGVGKTTTSANLGTSLAILGKRVCLIDTDIGLRNLDVVMGLENRIIYDLVDVVEGRCKIHQALVKDKRFEDRLYLLPAAQTSDKSAVNPEQMKKLVDELKQDYDYIVIDCPAGIEQGFKNAIAGADKAIVVTTPEISAVRDADRIIGLLEKEEAIEPPMLVINRIRNHLVKNGDMLDVDEIVTHLSIDLIGIVADDDDVIKASNNGEPIAMDSNNRASIAYRNIARRILGESIPLQSLEDANPGVITKIKRFFGVRV, encoded by the coding sequence GTGGGTGAGGCTATCGTTATTACCTCTGGCAAAGGCGGAGTTGGAAAGACAACGACTTCTGCTAATTTAGGAACATCTTTAGCGATTTTAGGAAAACGGGTATGTCTCATTGATACAGACATCGGCCTGCGCAACCTCGATGTTGTAATGGGGCTTGAAAACCGCATCATTTACGATTTGGTGGATGTTGTTGAAGGCCGCTGTAAAATTCATCAGGCGCTTGTAAAAGATAAACGCTTTGAAGACAGGCTCTATTTGCTCCCTGCTGCGCAGACGAGCGATAAATCAGCTGTTAATCCTGAGCAGATGAAAAAGCTTGTGGATGAGCTGAAACAGGACTATGACTATATTGTAATTGATTGTCCGGCTGGCATCGAGCAAGGCTTTAAAAACGCTATTGCAGGAGCTGACAAGGCCATCGTCGTGACGACTCCTGAAATATCAGCCGTGCGCGATGCAGACCGCATTATCGGCCTGCTTGAAAAAGAAGAGGCCATTGAGCCTCCGATGCTAGTAATCAACCGAATCCGCAATCATTTAGTGAAAAATGGGGATATGCTGGATGTGGATGAAATTGTTACGCACCTTTCGATCGATTTAATCGGAATCGTAGCAGATGATGATGATGTCATTAAAGCTTCAAATAATGGTGAGCCGATCGCCATGGATTCAAACAACCGCGCATCCATTGCATACCGGAACATTGCCCGCCGCATCCTGGGCGAATCGATTCCCCTGCAATCATTAGAAGATGCAAATCCAGGTGTCATTACAAAAATCAAACGCTTTTTCGGCGTTAGAGTATAG
- the minC gene encoding septum site-determining protein MinC → MKAQKQQFVTIKGTKDGLTLHLDDSCSFEELLNELEQMLSLKQYIHEDGPYITVNVKAGNRLLHKKQQDQIEAVIQKKRNLVVETFESNVVTKDHALQMKKEAEVVSVAKMIRSGQVLKVEGDLLLIGDVNPGGTVIARGNIFVMGTLRGIAHAGYNGNKSAVIAASVMKPSQIRICDIVNRAPDYIQTEKHEMECAYIDESESIIIDRLQQLTHLRPNLTRFEGGI, encoded by the coding sequence ATGAAGGCTCAGAAACAGCAATTTGTCACAATAAAAGGTACAAAAGATGGATTAACGCTGCATCTCGATGATTCATGTTCTTTTGAAGAGCTGCTGAATGAACTTGAGCAAATGTTGTCCTTAAAGCAATACATTCATGAAGATGGGCCATATATCACCGTTAACGTCAAAGCGGGTAACCGTCTGCTTCATAAAAAACAGCAGGATCAAATTGAAGCTGTTATACAAAAAAAACGAAATCTGGTTGTTGAAACATTTGAAAGCAATGTTGTTACAAAGGATCATGCCCTGCAAATGAAAAAAGAAGCAGAAGTGGTCTCTGTTGCTAAAATGATTCGCTCCGGACAGGTTCTTAAAGTTGAAGGCGATTTGCTCCTGATCGGAGATGTTAACCCGGGAGGCACTGTTATTGCTCGCGGAAACATCTTCGTTATGGGGACGCTTAGAGGAATTGCGCATGCTGGATATAACGGGAACAAATCTGCGGTCATCGCCGCATCGGTGATGAAGCCGTCGCAAATCAGAATTTGTGACATCGTAAACCGTGCCCCTGATTATATTCAGACTGAAAAGCACGAGATGGAATGTGCTTACATAGATGAAAGTGAATCTATCATCATTGATCGACTGCAGCAGTTGACTCATTTACGACCTAACTTGACAAGGTTTGAAGGGGGAATTTGA